Sequence from the Aspergillus nidulans FGSC A4 chromosome III genome:
GTAAGTACCCTTGCCTTATATAGCCACTGATATGGACTAATATTTCGCGGAACGTACGGACTGGGGCAGCACTTACAGGACGCAAGGTGGGTGCCGAGTAATGAGACTTAGCCAGCAAGATATCTGATTTCCTAACTTATTAACGCGAGTTAGTATATGTATTAAGAAGGAGAGTAAGTATTTATTAGAGTTGGTCTCACTGCTCTGCGAATAGATCTCGAGTCTTGGCAGGCGTAGCGCCAATTGCTGCCCAGGTATGGCTGAGGTGGTTGCCCCGAGAAACGTGCACCGTAAATAATTAGCAGCGATCATTCCACCCCATATCCAACTCCACCCAGATCCAGCTGCTTCGTGCTGGTTCTTTCCACTACTGCTCCAGATGCAATTGGGGTGTGTTTTGTGTTCGACCGAATTGATTGAATTGTCTATTTACTCAACCTTTCTGCCCTGCTAAGCGTTTGCTAATCTACATTCTGGGCTGACCCGTCCAGCCTGTCTCACGGTAACTAAATGAGCAAAGGCTGGCCAAAGCTCAATAACTTCAAGACATTATATCACGATGCCGGGTACGGTTTCTGAAGGGCCCACGGTTGCCCTATCTTGTGAGTAGCCCCCAGGCCTCTACCAGGATCTACCTACTAACAAGATCGACGTAGTTGCCAATAATTTCTGGGGAAAGGATGATGCCGGCGTTGCGCCCATGCTAGAGCGCATGCAAGCAGCTAAGCTCTCTTGCGATGAATTGAAGACTTGGTACAATAGTTCGTCACCCATGCCTAGGTCTGACTCGCGAACCCGTCGTTCTGACAGCTGCTAGTCCGCGCCGCGATCGAAGATGAGTATGCACGGAAGCTCCTTACACTCTGCCGCAAGCCTCTCGGAGCACACGAGACGGGATCTCTTCGGGAGTCTTTTGATACTGTGCGAGCAGAGACAGAGGCCATTGCGAAAGCGCATGCCGCCATCGCAGGGCAAATGAAGAGAGAGCTAGAAGAGCCGCTGATCGCATTTGCCGGTGGTAACAAAGAACGAAGAAAGATCATCCAAAATGGCATTGAGCGCATACATAAGACTAAGATGCAACAGACACACACCGTGAATAAGGTGAGCTTGTGGATATCTCAGCGCGGAACCGGTGGGCTAAACAGACAGACTCGGGATCGATACGAGCAGGACTGCCTAAGAATAAAAGGTTATTTGGCGCAAGGTCACATGGTGATGGGCCAAGAGGAGCGAAAGAACAAGGCGAAGCTCGAGAAGACCCAGATTCAGCTAGCGTCTAGCAGCAGTGAGTATGATGCCGCAGTTaaagtgcttgctgataccaCCGAACGCTGGAACAAGGAATGGAAAGCTGCCTGTGATGTAAGCCCTGCGCAGAAACTCCTTGATTGGTTTGTCACTAATAGCGATTTAGAAATTTCAAGACCTTGAGGAAGAGCGCATCGATTTCACCAAGAGCAGCCTTTGGACATACGCCAATATTGCGTCCACAGTGTGCGTAAGCGACGATGCTGTAAGTCGACCGCTCCATGCGCGTGCGGCCTGATCAAACCGTGGCTGATTGAGTAATAGTCCTGCGAGAGAATCCGTCTTTCACTGGAGAACTGCGAAGTCGAGAAAGATATCATCCACTTCATTAAGGAAAGAGGCACGGGTCAGGAAATACCCGCTGCCCCAAAGTTCATCAACTTCTCTCGAGGAGACGTGAACGATGCCAGCTCCGATGTGTccgaggaagaaggctaTTCTGTAGCTCAATTCCAGCGCACTATCAACCCTGCATTCCGCAGCTCCTCACCGCAGCCATCTACTTACGAGTCTCATCATGAAGCGCCGCCTGTGGACCTGGCTCAGAACGGTCCTTCAACACCTTCGAGCAGAGAGCCTACCGTTCCTTTGCAGAAGCCAACGCAGCCACCGATGCAGCCACCTACGCAGGCACCAATGCAGGCACCAATGCAATCGCCAATACAGCAGCAGCCCCCTCCTCTAGATTTCCGCCGAGGAGGCCACCTTCCGCCAAATTACGATCCCAACCAGCACGGTGAGATTTCGGCTGTGCCACACAATGCGTATCCAACCGATGGTATGACAATGTTTTGCCGAACCGGTCCTCCATCCGAACGCAGCTCAGGAACAACTAGTGGCTACCGCCCATCCAGCCAAGACTCCCATAGTGAAGTCTCCAACGCCACTTCGATATCTAGCCAGGAGCCTCCCAGCGCCAGACAGTCTCCGACCAAGCCAATAAATGGCGTGGCTTTGCCAGGTATAGGTAGCGGAGAGGTACAGCCGgcgcagaaaaagaaattcTTTAGCAACAGTCCGTTCCGACGCAAGAGCCGCCATGACAAAGACCGCAATTCTGGACCCTCTCAGCTTCCTAGCCGAAGAACCTGGGACTCTCCTTCCAAACAAACCACTCCTATCAAAGCTCCAACTCCTCAAAagcct
This genomic interval carries:
- a CDS encoding formin-binding protein HOF1 (transcript_id=CADANIAT00005433), yielding MPGTVSEGPTVALSFANNFWGKDDAGVAPMLERMQAAKLSCDELKTWYNIRAAIEDEYARKLLTLCRKPLGAHETGSLRESFDTVRAETEAIAKAHAAIAGQMKRELEEPLIAFAGGNKERRKIIQNGIERIHKTKMQQTHTVNKDCLRIKGYLAQGHMVMGQEERKNKAKLEKTQIQLASSSSEYDAAVKVLADTTERWNKEWKAACDKFQDLEEERIDFTKSSLWTYANIASTVCVSDDASCERIRLSLENCEVEKDIIHFIKERGTGQEIPAAPKFINFSRGDVNDASSDVSEEEGYSVAQFQRTINPAFRSSSPQPSTYESHHEAPPVDLAQNGPSTPSSREPTVPLQKPTQPPMQPPTQAPMQAPMQSPIQQQPPPLDFRRGGHLPPNYDPNQHGEISAVPHNAYPTDGMTMFCRTGPPSERSSGTTSGYRPSSQDSHSEVSNATSISSQEPPSARQSPTKPINGVALPGIGSGEVQPAQKKKFFSNSPFRRKSRHDKDRNSGPSQLPSRRTWDSPSKQTTPIKAPTPQKPQQPQPPITKAADDIARSASPEPVDPRANFQLNVGNNVFDVASPDKPKPTNGAEPANDGEDTDPIARALADLKVAGKQSATRVSADRYHGIATPVPSAPASNFTANSVATPPPAYNDASVKRLDAPQPAFTSKQMQKTTQQYTGKTHNMLRGKANPVSVSSRSPRQSQEATRAPSPAAPRRSVSPQPQPQQQPATRGESRMSQYSRAASPNTSQYQSSSVKSRHSQSPSVSTPPQRPSDSPYSPHDFAKRSSASAAPSPTTTTAPRAPSPKEFAKRSSQSSASRAASPQPQFKQQASVPRAVSPQPQYRQQASAPRAVSPQPQYRQQASAPRAVSPQPQYRQQASAPRAVSPQPQYRQQTSIPRAVSPNDFAKRPSQNSMPRAVSPQPQFRQQARPSSAGGMELQLSQPDMYGSSGDGYASPQRESRRPMSYYDGGSQRSRSRSRSMAVADPGRQFSRDGRPILHFARALYSYTAAIPEELGFQKGDVLSVIRLQDDGWWEAEVTTTRLRTGLVPSNYLQII